The proteins below are encoded in one region of Phaseolus vulgaris cultivar G19833 chromosome 1, P. vulgaris v2.0, whole genome shotgun sequence:
- the LOC137815522 gene encoding secreted RxLR effector protein 161-like — translation MFVVCLCATYQFDPKESHYNAAKRILKYLQGTKDVELWYPNNVSLNLTGFSDSDFAGCKVDRKSTSGTCHMPGSSLIFWHCKKQACAALFTAETEYIAAGSCCAQTLWLRQKLSDFGILLNKIPINCDNTSAINLSKNLVMHSRTKHIEIRHHFLGEHIANGTCDIKFIGTEFQLADLFTKPLAKDRITIVTRKEKQVPFSLSLTIDYFYGY, via the exons atgtttgttgtatgtTTATGTGCTACATATCAAtttgatccaaaggaatcacattACAATGCAGCTAAGAGGATTCTGAAATACTTGCAAGGGACTAAAGATGTTGAACTATGGTATCCAAACAATGTTTCCTTAAACTTgactggtttttcagattctgattttgcaggttgcaaggttgataggaagagcacaagtgggacttgtcataTGCCTGGGTCAAGTCTAATCttttggcattgcaagaaacaagccTGTGCTGCTCTCTTTACAGCAGAAACAGAATACATAGcagctggaagttgttgtgctcaaacatTATGGCTAAGGCAAAAGCTAAGTGACTTTGGAATTCTtttaaacaagatacctatcaattgtgataacactagtgctataaatctgtctaagaatcttgtcatgcattcaagaactaaacatattgaaataagacatcatttccTAGGAGagcatatagctaatggaacttgtgatattaaattcattggaactgaatttcaattggctGATTTGTTTACTAAACCtcttgctaaagatag AATCACAattgtgactaggaaagagaaacaaGTACCTTTTTCTCTCTCCTTGACCATTGACTACTTTTATGGTTATTGA
- the LOC137813560 gene encoding LEAF RUST 10 DISEASE-RESISTANCEUS RECEPTOR-LIKE PROTEIN KINASE-like 2.1 isoform X1 — translation MEKEGWNSCSCSAHTLLSIVATIILLFQPDYCIAKRHPPCPPSSCAQIHNISYPFRLKGDPSHCGDKRYELDCVNNATLLTVFSAKFHVRDIDYKRYKIVVTDPGQDEYANCSFIPRNFLTNRNFTTAIGPDDFGSQPFTYEPWEIIRIGYFNCVNPVSDDPRYVKVDMSRCSSGGHVYAVLEPDFYEFSVNDIEVGCYLMVATVWTPKQNVTYHKCDGKDTCDLREITFLERIPKLNSSYDEIRGLISEGIQLSWLPIICEDRCGRGTDCKVINESKGEVECEKHYCHYAYHTTHKCEQWQQILGYIRAYLRGVMYGLGSRITFSTKQLDRPVGLQYFDGGIFIGRNVISIFLAARCLFGVVLILVLLIYKWRRRHFSIYENIENFLLDSHLNPIRYEYREIKKMTRGFKVKLGQGGFGTVYKGKLRSGLDVAVKMLNKSNDNGQDFMNEVATIGRIHHVNVVHLWNAFNGNGKQEEELKSSSRAFKSTLLSFLDL, via the exons ATGGAAAAAGAAGGCTGGAATAGCTGCTCTTGCTCTGCGCACACCCTGCTGTCAATAGTTGCTACAATCATTCTCCTATTTCAACCAGATTACTGCATCGCCAAGCGACACCCACCATGTCCTCCTTCCTCATGCGCCCAAATTCACAACATATCTTACCCCTTTCGCCTCAAAGGAGACCCAAGTCACTGCGGCGACAAAAGGTATGAATTAGATTGCGTTAACAACGCCACACTCTTAACCGTGTTCTCGGCAAAATTCCATGTACGAGATATCGACTACAAGCGATACAAAATCGTTGTTACTGACCCAGGTCAAGACGAGTACGCTAATTGCTCCTTCATCCCTCGCAATTTCTTAACGAATCGCAATTTCACGACAGCAATTGGCCCTGATGATTTCGGATCACAGCCGTTCACTTATGAGCCCTGGGAAATTATCAGAATAGGGTACTTCAACTGCGTGAATCCTGTGAGTGACGATCCACGATATGTTAAGGTGGACATGAGTCGATGTAGCAGCGGAGGGCACGTGTACGCTGTATTGGAACCAGACTTCTATGAGTTTAGTGTGAACGACATCGAGGTTGGGTGCTATCTGATGGTGGCTACGGTTTGGACACCGAAGCAGAATGTTACCTACCATAAGTGTGATGGGAAGGACACGTGCGATCTAAGGGAGATTACGTTTCTTGAGCGGATACCGAAGTTGAATAGTAGCTACGATGAGATCCGTGGCTTAATAAGTGAGGGAATTCAGTTGTCGTGGTTGCCTATTATTTGCGAGGATCGATGTGGAAGGGGGACCGACTGTAAGGTGATCAATGAATCCAAGGGAGAAGTTGAGTGTGAGAAGCATTACTGTCATTACGCCTACCACACCACCCATAAATGCG AACAATGGCAACAGATTTTGGGCTATATTCGAG cTTATCTGAGAGGCGTTATGTATG GATTAGGTAGCAGAATAACATTCAGCACGAAACAATTGGACAGGCCAGTTGGACTGCAATATTTTGATGGAGGAATATTCATAGGACGAAAcgttatatcaatatttttggCTGCCAGATGTCTGTTTGGAGTTGTACTTATTCTTGTGTTATTGATCTACAAATGGCGACGAAGACATTTCtcaatatatgaaaatattgaaaatttctTGCTAGATAGCCATCTAAATCCCATTAGGTATGaatatagagaaataaaaaaaatgactcGAGGTTTCAAAGTGAAATTGGGTCAAGGAGGCTTTGGTACAGTATATAAAGGAAAACTTCGAAGTGGATTAGATGTAGCAGTAAAGATGTTGAACAAATCCAATGATAATGGACAAGATTTCATGAATGAAGTAGCTACCATTGGAAGAATACATCATGTAAATGTGGTACATCTTTGGAATGCTTTTAATGGAAATGGCAAGCAGGAGGAGGAACTCAAATCCTCAAGTAGAGCATTCAAGTCAACATTACTTTCCTTTTTGGATTTATGA
- the LOC137813560 gene encoding uncharacterized protein isoform X2 yields MEKEGWNSCSCSAHTLLSIVATIILLFQPDYCIAKRHPPCPPSSCAQIHNISYPFRLKGDPSHCGDKRYELDCVNNATLLTVFSAKFHVRDIDYKRYKIVVTDPGQDEYANCSFIPRNFLTNRNFTTAIGPDDFGSQPFTYEPWEIIRIGYFNCVNPVSDDPRYVKVDMSRCSSGGHVYAVLEPDFYEFSVNDIEVGCYLMVATVWTPKQNVTYHKCDGKDTCDLREITFLERIPKLNSSYDEIRGLISEGIQLSWLPIICEDRCGRGTDCKVINESKGEVECEKHYCHYAYHTTHKCEQWQQILGYIRAYLRGVMYGPEFGTDDWHWM; encoded by the exons ATGGAAAAAGAAGGCTGGAATAGCTGCTCTTGCTCTGCGCACACCCTGCTGTCAATAGTTGCTACAATCATTCTCCTATTTCAACCAGATTACTGCATCGCCAAGCGACACCCACCATGTCCTCCTTCCTCATGCGCCCAAATTCACAACATATCTTACCCCTTTCGCCTCAAAGGAGACCCAAGTCACTGCGGCGACAAAAGGTATGAATTAGATTGCGTTAACAACGCCACACTCTTAACCGTGTTCTCGGCAAAATTCCATGTACGAGATATCGACTACAAGCGATACAAAATCGTTGTTACTGACCCAGGTCAAGACGAGTACGCTAATTGCTCCTTCATCCCTCGCAATTTCTTAACGAATCGCAATTTCACGACAGCAATTGGCCCTGATGATTTCGGATCACAGCCGTTCACTTATGAGCCCTGGGAAATTATCAGAATAGGGTACTTCAACTGCGTGAATCCTGTGAGTGACGATCCACGATATGTTAAGGTGGACATGAGTCGATGTAGCAGCGGAGGGCACGTGTACGCTGTATTGGAACCAGACTTCTATGAGTTTAGTGTGAACGACATCGAGGTTGGGTGCTATCTGATGGTGGCTACGGTTTGGACACCGAAGCAGAATGTTACCTACCATAAGTGTGATGGGAAGGACACGTGCGATCTAAGGGAGATTACGTTTCTTGAGCGGATACCGAAGTTGAATAGTAGCTACGATGAGATCCGTGGCTTAATAAGTGAGGGAATTCAGTTGTCGTGGTTGCCTATTATTTGCGAGGATCGATGTGGAAGGGGGACCGACTGTAAGGTGATCAATGAATCCAAGGGAGAAGTTGAGTGTGAGAAGCATTACTGTCATTACGCCTACCACACCACCCATAAATGCG AACAATGGCAACAGATTTTGGGCTATATTCGAG cTTATCTGAGAGGCGTTATGTATG